In the Magnetococcales bacterium genome, GTCCAAAAAAACAAGCCATCAGACAAATGAATTTCCAATTAGGATGGCTAATCTCCAACTTTGTTTTTCCGAAACATAAATTTCCGGTGCCTCTCTCCCATGAAGAGATCACCCTTTATCTGGAACAATCCCTCTCCAAACTCTGTCAAGTGCTCCCCAACATGGAACTCTATAAGGAAGCTTTAAAACTCACTGAACGGTGGGGATACACCTATTATGATTCCCTCATCATCGCTGCCGCTCTACAGGAAAAGTGCCAAATCCTCTATTCAGAAGATTTCCAGCACGGTCAGACTATCGGAGATCTCACCATCGTCAATCCCTTTATACCGGGATCGTGACCGGCTCTTCCCCTTCAAGCTCCTCACCCCACTCACTCCAAAATCAAGCCAACATCAACCGCCTGCCTTTGGGTTCTGGAATGGGATCATTGAACTCCCGGGCTGTCTCAATCCAAAGCCGGATCGCTTCCTCGCCATTTTTCAGAGCGGCTTCCCGACTTGCCCCGTGTGCTGAACAGCCCGGGAGTTCAGGGACTTCAGCGATATGGATGCCATCCTCTTCGCTCCAGTAGAGAATCATTTCATATTTGTCAGTCATGACAATTCTCCAAGCCTGTATCCCAAAATGATGTTTCGGACCTGTCGCACTTGATAGGCCTTGGCTTTGGCACCATCCTTCTGGAGATTGATTTTTTCCATGACCCCAGGTTTTCGAAAAAGATGGTGGCTGCCACGAATGCGTTCAGCAAATTCCAACCGTTTCAAAAACCAGCATAGATCCTCAAAGGAAATATTCGAATCCGACCTACCTCGGAGAATCCGCCACAATAATTTTTCGTATTTTCCCATCTATTCCCTGCTGTTCACCCAAAAAGAAAAACGATGGACTCATTTTAAGGATACAGCAGACAAGATAGCCAACGACCCCACCCCCTACCCCAAGGTGACCCGATTGCGACCCGCCTCTTTGCTTTGATACATGAGCTGATCGGCCCGGCGCAGGAGGGAATCCATGGTGTCTTCCCGCTG is a window encoding:
- a CDS encoding type II toxin-antitoxin system HicB family antitoxin — protein: MTDKYEMILYWSEEDGIHIAEVPELPGCSAHGASREAALKNGEEAIRLWIETAREFNDPIPEPKGRRLMLA
- a CDS encoding PIN domain-containing protein is translated as MPLSHEEITLYLEQSLSKLCQVLPNMELYKEALKLTERWGYTYYDSLIIAAALQEKCQILYSEDFQHGQTIGDLTIVNPFIPGS